A stretch of Arachis hypogaea cultivar Tifrunner chromosome 15, arahy.Tifrunner.gnm2.J5K5, whole genome shotgun sequence DNA encodes these proteins:
- the LOC112751417 gene encoding cyclin-dependent protein kinase inhibitor SMR6-like encodes MGFSKKTQGDAESEAKKWVIAGFSVRSLKPINTKVKERHQEEEEEVEFEFSTTPTAKESRIPKKLAPPPPPRKRRPSRCHNSSFNGVREFFNPPDLETVFKCKVEKAK; translated from the coding sequence ATGGGGTTTTCGAAGAAGACGCAAGGAGACGCTGAATCGGAAGCGAAGAAGTGGGTAATTGCAGGATTCTCTGTTCGTTCTTTGAAACCAATAAACACGAAGGTAAAAGAGAGAcaccaagaagaagaggaggaggtggAGTTTGAGTTTTCGACGACACCGACGGCGAAGGAATCGAGGATACCGAAGAAGTTGGCGCCGCCTCCGCCGCCACGGAAGCGACGGCCTTCAAGGTGTCACAATAGCAGCTTCAATGGCGTTAGAGAGTTCTTCAACCCTCCTGATTTGGAAACAGTGTTCAAGTGCAAAGTTGAGAAAGCTAAATGA